A region of Maridesulfovibrio sp. DNA encodes the following proteins:
- the purF gene encoding amidophosphoribosyltransferase, producing the protein MKKEYCGLFGIYGHPEAARMTYFGLYAMQHRGQESAGIVTWDGGTIREQKGMGLVADVFNERHLGKELKGDIAIGHIRYSTTGASLIRNAQPFLVRFGELNLAIAHNGNLVNTLELRKELEAQGSIFQTTMDSEVFVHLIAKNLNGNTIEDAIMKACRKVKGAFSLLIMANDKMIAVKDPNGFRPLAIGRVGDNYVFASETCAFDLIDAEEIRPLNQGEMVVVEGGKMTSYTYCESAPKRQCIFELIYFARPDSTVFGEVVYERRKKMGAVLSTEQPVDVDFVMPFPDSGNYAAVGYSHESGQPLELAMIRNHYVGRTFIQPSQDMRDFSVRVKLNPVKSMIKGKKIMIVEDSIVRGTTTRTRIKKLRELGAREIHMRVSCPAIRFPCYYGIDFSSKGELIAANSTEEEIARFLGLDSLHYLSIDGLLSSVGEKDSYCLACFNGDYPIAPCEGYGKMCLEDEK; encoded by the coding sequence ATGAAAAAAGAATATTGCGGACTGTTCGGGATTTATGGACATCCTGAAGCGGCGAGAATGACCTATTTCGGCCTTTACGCCATGCAGCATCGTGGGCAGGAGTCTGCCGGTATCGTCACTTGGGACGGTGGAACTATCCGTGAACAAAAAGGCATGGGGCTTGTTGCCGATGTTTTTAATGAACGTCATTTGGGCAAAGAACTCAAAGGTGACATTGCCATCGGGCATATCCGCTACTCCACAACTGGAGCTTCCCTGATCAGGAATGCCCAGCCTTTTCTCGTCCGTTTCGGTGAACTGAATCTGGCAATCGCCCATAACGGAAACCTCGTGAACACACTTGAGCTGCGCAAGGAGCTTGAGGCACAGGGGTCAATTTTTCAGACCACTATGGATTCCGAGGTATTTGTCCATCTGATCGCCAAGAATCTCAACGGTAATACCATTGAAGATGCGATTATGAAGGCATGCCGCAAGGTTAAGGGTGCTTTTTCACTGCTGATCATGGCTAATGATAAGATGATCGCCGTGAAAGATCCCAACGGTTTTCGTCCGTTGGCAATCGGCCGTGTCGGGGATAATTATGTTTTTGCTTCCGAAACCTGTGCCTTTGACCTGATTGATGCCGAGGAAATCCGTCCTCTTAATCAGGGTGAGATGGTTGTAGTCGAGGGCGGCAAGATGACCTCCTACACCTATTGTGAAAGCGCACCCAAGCGTCAGTGTATTTTCGAATTGATTTATTTTGCCCGTCCTGATTCCACTGTATTCGGTGAAGTTGTATATGAGCGGCGCAAAAAAATGGGCGCGGTGCTTTCTACCGAACAGCCTGTGGACGTCGATTTCGTCATGCCGTTCCCGGATTCAGGTAACTATGCTGCTGTAGGTTATTCTCATGAATCAGGCCAGCCTCTTGAACTGGCAATGATCCGCAACCACTACGTAGGCCGTACTTTTATTCAGCCTTCTCAGGATATGCGTGACTTCAGCGTAAGAGTTAAGCTTAATCCTGTGAAATCCATGATCAAAGGTAAGAAAATCATGATTGTGGAAGATTCCATTGTGCGCGGGACAACCACCCGCACCAGAATCAAGAAGCTGCGCGAGCTTGGTGCCCGTGAGATCCACATGAGGGTCAGCTGTCCGGCGATTCGTTTTCCCTGTTATTACGGAATTGACTTCTCTTCAAAAGGAGAACTTATTGCCGCTAACAGTACTGAAGAGGAAATCGCACGTTTTCTGGGCCTCGATTCCCTGCACTACCTGTCCATCGACGGCTTGCTCAGTTCTGTGGGAGAAAAGGATTCCTACTGCCTTGCCTGCTTCAACGGCGATTATCCCATCGCTCCCTGTGAGGGGTATGGGAAAATGTGTCTTGAGGATGAGAAATAA